The stretch of DNA ATATCCTGGTATTTCTTGCAATTGAATTGTATTAACCCAGAGAACAATGCTGGACATTTacgctgggttttttttttccatttcagtcttTTCAATTTTGTAATAAGGAAGATTAGAAgatgaaaaatagggaaaaaagtaGTTAGCTAAAAATTTAACCAAGAAGTTAATAATGAAACCAGGTCTAAGCTTACAGGGAAGGTCGAGATTATGAAATATCAAACAATTCTAAATAACAAGGTCTGAGAGATGGCATTTCTTTATATTCTGAACTCTTCGATGACAATTCCGACAGAGTTAACTCATGCGTTTCCATTTTATGTCATAATGGCATATTGTGTTTGGCTGACTCATTGATTTCCTGGCCCAGAAGTTTGCCTTGTGACCCGCAACTGCAATTGCGCTAACAAGAATTGACCACGTTAACGTACCTTGCTATTTACAAATAATTCCTAAGTATTGTTAATGCATTTATTTGGGTTTGTGCATTAGACTGTGTGGAAGGAATCTTCCCTGGCCCCCACTTGAAAATGAAACGGTTTTCCAgtcataatattaaaaaaagacacttttgaTAATTTTGAACCGATCTTCCCCTTTTTTAGGGAGAAGAGCTTTTAATTATAACTGCATTGAAGCTTTCCTTCACTTGTTTTCTTTATGAATTAAAACTGTGGAGTTCATAGTACTTTGTTACGTCCCATTGATGATACTGTTACCAATTAGTCCTAGGTTTTCATTTACCACAAAGACTAGGCCCCAGAGGTCTCACAGGATGTAGAAAAGTGTGAATTGTTTGAATTGCAGGTGTTCAGAAGACTTGTTCTATACCCTGCATTTCTAACAGTTAGTTTTTGTACTAACAGGAAGGTAGTTATGATGTCtatcccccttttttccccccagtcctTGTCAGGGAGATAGGAAAGACTGCTACTGACATCTCAGGAAAGACAGTAATGGCAAGACTGAGCAAAGTTTGCATCAATGTGTGATTTTAGATTCTCATCAAAGGTATGTTTCTTTAGATAAGAAATTCCAGCAGCTTCTGCAAGTCAGCATTCAGTTTCCGATATTACACGTGCTGGTAAGCTGAACCACAGGGTCCTGAGAAGTACAAAGTTCCCAGTGATTTCTAGAGCAGTGTGACTAGTGTCAGTGATGAAGGATTTAGCCCTGTTTCTCTCTTTTATGCTACTATTGGTTTGAAAGAAACAGTTCCCTGGTTTTGCCTTTCCTCATAGCTCACTCTGCATTGTGATGAAGCTGTTAATTATAGCCAGGTTttacttaaaacattaaaatgttttttaatgtgttaatATATGGCACTAATGGCACTAATACAGAAACTGAATGAATTAGTGGCTTGTTTATGTGACAATACTAGCTTTTAAATGTTGAGCCATAGAAAGAAATTGCTGCTATGTTGAAAGGCTTGCtggattttattttgcaatgCTAGATGAACAGTGAAGATTTTGTCCAAGCATAAAAtcatcttttccttcccctgtaGCTGAACTGCCTGTTTTTGAACACTCTTGCACTTCTAGACCCTCTAGCCCCAGAATACCAAGATTCATTATGTAGTAAGACAAACCCTTGGGAATTCAGCCTCAAAAAAGCCCCAAGTGATTTTTACCCTCTATCTTCAGTGCTGTTAGACGGAGCTGCTATTCTGACTTTGGAGTAAGATACCAAACTTCATTTTCTTACCATTTTACTTCATACTGAAGGAAcagcaaagaaatgttttataataCTACATTTAATAATATTCCTAAACTGAAAGGACAGTTTGTAAAGAAGCAGGgaacttaaaaggaaacaaagttcTCTTGCTTACCGTTATTATTGTTTCACTGTAGAAATACTGTCCATTTGTGTCAGAGGACTACTCCCTGCTGTTATACTGTGCTTTGGGGATTATGAAGGGGAAATGGTTTTGTTACTTTCCTCGCCATTTGTGTCAGATTTCTTTTCGTCAATGACCTCTTTCTAGATCAGAAACTTTATGATGAATGAAACCAAAGTGATGGAGTTCATCTTGATTGGATTTTCAGATTTTCCAGATCCGCAGATTAcgttatttgtctttttttttttctgccttaccTGAGCACCCTCACTGGAAGTATCCTGCTAATGATAATTATCAGGCTTCATTGTCATCTTCACATCCCCatgtatttctttctctccattctctttttttcagaaacttgcTTAGGCTGGACCAGGAACCCGAGGGCTCTCCGAGAGCCACGGAAAGAAAGGTATGGAAGACACTGGCTGCCGGGCTCTGCATGGGCAGGCAGCTGTGGGGACTGGGGTGCTGGCTGTGAGGAGCCCAAGtgctttcctgccctccccacccaggAAGGGCGAACGCAGCTGGACTGCGGGGCACttgctgtctctccaacattgcCCCTTGGGATGGTGCAAGAGGGACCTCCGGGAGACTTTGCTCTTCCAGAAACACTCACCCTCACCCTGTCCCTCACAGCCTGCACCCATCCTTTGGGAAGGCAGATCCCTTCTTCCCTTCTCGGCAGCTTTCAGACCAAGTACAAACCTGAGCTGGAGGCAGGTGCTGCCCGTCAGGGCCAGTTGCCCTCCAGGCAGGTTGCCACCCTCCTCACCAAGGGCTGCGCTACAGCCGCCCTGCGCAGAGCTTTCTGCCTGCGTCCGGCCGCATGCCTTTGGCCAGCCAGGAGACGCTAGTCCAACACGCAGCAGAAAAGGCCCAATGTCCCACGTGGCGTTGCAAAGGCTTTTATTGCACCCTTAGACCATAGTGCCGGATTTGGCAAGAGCCTTGCAAACGTGACAGCCCTCGCCTTGCCAGCGTGGGGCAAGAGCTTCTGCCGCCTTCTCACTCGCCAGCAGCAGTGGCACGGGCAGGTGCGGCCCTTCGCCTGGGGCGTCTCTTCTTACTCTTGGTCGTCTCCTTTTTGGGCGGCGAGGCCACACGCTGGCTTCGGGGGACAGCCCTGCCGCCACGCCTGGGCACGCCGCCTCGCAGGAGCTGCTTGAGCAGAGAGCTCTTCCGCACCGCCGCCTGCAAGTGCGACGGAGAAATGCGCTGCTGCTTGCTCTTCTTGGAAATCTTGCCGGCCGCGTCCATGGTCTTGTGCGTCACCCACTGCAGCACCGCAGCCAGATAGACGGGGGCCCTGGCTCCAAAGCGCTCGGCAAAGCGGCCTCTGCGCAGCTGCCTGTCTACGCGGCTCACCGGGAAGAGCAGCCCGGCCCGGGAGGACCGGGAGGAGCGGCTCTTTTTGGCCTTTGCTTCGCCGCCTTCGGAGAGGCCCCCGGAACACGTCGCTTCGGGCTCCCTCTCCCGCTCGGGCACCGCGCAGACCTCCTCTGCTCCGGACATGCTGCCCACAGCTCGCTCCCACGGGTCTCTCCGCACTGCGCCTTCCCgagccctgcctgccttgcccGCCTGtccttgctttcctctgctggcCCTTGCTGGCGGTCCCCGTCTCGGGGCTCGCGTCCCCTGCGCCCGTCCTTGCCGGCCTGGCCAAGCCTTGTCGGGGCAGGGCGGCCGGGACCGACCTCGCTTCGGCCGAGCCCCTCGGAAGAAGGGCGCAGGCTCAAGCCCCCTCTCGCACAGGCTCCAGCCCTCCAGCGAGGGCTCTCCTTGGGTGGCGGGGCCGGTGGAGAGGACTTCCCCTATGACCTCACCTCTCTGCTTGTGACATCATCCCCGCTGGCTCCGCCCTTTGCAGGTGAGCTCcgggagcagctctgctccccagctctgctcccgcTTTCCGTGGCGGAGGCTTTCCCGGCACTTGGCGTGGCGGGCGGGAGCCGCTCCGAGGCCGAgcgctctcctctcctctcctctctcctctcctctcctctcctctcctctcctctcctctcctctcctctcctctcctctcctctcctctcctctcctctcctcctctcctctcctctcctctcctctcctctcctctcctctgcgctctcctgcctggccctgccctgcGACAGCTCTCCCTTCAGCCCT from Harpia harpyja isolate bHarHar1 chromosome 6, bHarHar1 primary haplotype, whole genome shotgun sequence encodes:
- the LOC128143171 gene encoding histone H2A-beta, sperm-like: MSGAEEVCAVPEREREPEATCSGGLSEGGEAKAKKSRSSRSSRAGLLFPVSRVDRQLRRGRFAERFGARAPVYLAAVLQWVTHKTMDAAGKISKKSKQQRISPSHLQAAVRKSSLLKQLLRGGVPRRGGRAVPRSQRVASPPKKETTKSKKRRPRRRAAPARATAAGE